A region of Ochrobactrum quorumnocens DNA encodes the following proteins:
- a CDS encoding NIPSNAP family protein — MITCFIRYQIEPFKADAFAEYARNWGQASPRCGANLIGYFGPHEGSTTTAYGVYSVENLANYEAFRARLAADPIGRENYEFAKREQFIRSEERIFLQLQSAPHAEFIKQ; from the coding sequence ATGATTACATGCTTCATCCGCTATCAGATTGAACCGTTCAAAGCAGACGCTTTTGCGGAGTATGCGCGCAACTGGGGTCAGGCAAGTCCCCGCTGTGGCGCGAACCTGATTGGCTATTTCGGCCCACATGAAGGCTCAACCACCACAGCCTATGGGGTCTATTCCGTAGAAAATCTTGCCAACTATGAAGCATTTCGTGCTCGACTTGCAGCCGACCCGATTGGTCGAGAGAACTATGAATTCGCAAAACGCGAACAATTCATCCGCTCGGAAGAGCGTATTTTTCTCCAGCTACAGTCAGCCCCCCACGCGGAGTTTATCAAGCAATGA
- a CDS encoding antibiotic biosynthesis monooxygenase family protein, with the protein MIAVIFEVWPADDERREQYLNIAAGLRADLSQIDGFISIERFQSLVEPQKLLSLSFWRDEDAVKRWRNLPTHRIAQTKGRAGVFENYRLRIADISRDYGLNEREEAPNDSRNAHAA; encoded by the coding sequence ATGATCGCTGTTATTTTTGAAGTCTGGCCTGCGGACGATGAGCGGCGCGAGCAATATCTCAATATAGCCGCAGGCCTGCGCGCCGATCTGTCTCAAATTGATGGCTTTATATCCATTGAGCGCTTTCAAAGCCTGGTTGAGCCTCAGAAACTCTTATCTCTGTCGTTCTGGCGTGACGAAGACGCTGTGAAGCGGTGGCGTAATTTGCCGACACACCGGATTGCTCAGACCAAGGGGCGCGCTGGCGTTTTTGAAAACTACCGCCTGCGCATTGCAGACATCTCGCGCGATTACGGTCTGAATGAACGCGAAGAAGCTCCAAACGATAGTCGGAATGCGCATGCTGCATAA